The genomic segment AATATCGTGAAAGCGCAGTAACAGATTGACGAGCGTTGATTTTCCCGCGCCAGAGCGACCCACGACGCCAATTTTCTCCCCAGGCTTGATCGACAGATTGAGGTTTTGAATGACGGGTTTTTCTTCGCCATAGTTAAAGTTAATATTCTTAAATTGAATCTCGCCAGAGCTCACCTTAAGCTGGGTCGCATTGTGGTTATCTTCAATATCAATGGGCTTAGATAAGGTTCGTATTCCGTCCATCACCGTGCCGATATTTTCAAATAACATACTCACTTCCCACATGATCCAGCGAGACATACCATTGATTCTTAATGCCAAACTGACGGCGATCGCAATAGCGCCTACCGAAATCGCTTCATTCATCCACAGGTAAATCGACAACGCGGAGACAAAGAAAACCAATAGGTAGTTACTGATCTGTACAATGGTGTCAAAGCCAGTGACCAAGCGCATCTGCGCGTGGACGGTGTCAAGAAAGCCCTGCATACCTTGTTTGGCATATTCGGTTTCTCGTTGACTGTGTGAAAAGAGTTTGACCGTTTGGATATTGGTGTAGCTATCGACGATGCGTCCTGTCATGGTTGAACGCGCATCTGCCTGTTTAGAAGACACTTTTTTTAATTTCGGAACAAAGTAGAGTTGTACCCCAATATAGGTCACTAGCCAGGCTAACATCGGCAACATCAAGCGCCAATCCGCGTGAGCTAATATGACGAGCATACTGGTAAAATACACCAACACATAGACAAAAACGTCTAAGGTTTTCATTACGGCTTCTCTGACTGCTAAAGACGTTTGCATGACTTTGGTCGCTACGCGTCCGGCAAAATCATTTTGATAAAAACTGACGCTCTGTTTGAGTAAATAGCGGTGTGCCAGCCAGCGAATTGACATGGGATAGTTACCAAGCAAAGTTTGATGAATCAGCATCGAATAAAAAAAGATGACTATGGGCATCACAATAACCAGTAACAGAGTAAACCCAATCAAATAGGTCTGATTTTCCTGCCAGAAGGTGGCTGGGTCACTGGTGCTCAGCCAGTCGACTAACTGGCCCATGGCGCTAAACAGACTCACCTCAATAATGGCAATAAAGGTCGCCATGAGTGTCATGATGGCTAAAGGCTTTTCAAAACCGCGGGTGTAGTGTCGACAAAAGGCAAACAACCCAGACGGTGGGGTGGTTGCTTGTCGCTTGGGAAAAGGGGAAGTCAGTTTTTCAAATCGCTTAAGCATTAATGATCCTAGAACGTAAGGTGAGAGGCTAAGAGAATCATTGATACTAGCGAAAAAGCATTAAAATGTAATCACATCATTGATGTTAAAGGAGCAATAATATAATGACAGTCTGCCGTGACATAAGCCCTGGCAAGATAGGGGAAAAGTGCGCATGTATCGCGCTGATGTAAAAGAGGTGAGGTTAAAAATCAATCAGACCAACGTGCTTGTTAGGGCAACCCCTCATCGAGGATTGCCCTAAAGCTTAAATGACCACTGAGCTTAGCAATTAGAAAGCATAAGAAATACTAACAGTGCTGTAGATTTCATCATGGTTATCATCATCAGAAACCTCAGTGTTGTAAATATACTGAGTATCGAGGATTAATGAGACGTCATCGACCAATTTATTGGTTAAATTTGCACCCAGCGTATACTCTGTGTTTGATTGACCGTAATCTACATCCGCACTACCACCGACCGAGAGAGATTTCGAAATCTCTTTACTGCCCAAGATAAAGGCATTGAGGATCAAATCGTTTTCTTCCTGATTTGGGTAATCATCATCGTTTGCTTGGCGTTTTGAATAACGATAACCCGGACCACCACCGACGGTTAAGGTTGCGGTTTCAGAGTCAACCAAGTCGTTTTGAATACCCATAGTAATGTCGTAAACGTGGCGATACGTACCGTATTGAGAATGCTTATATTGGTTTGAAAGGTAGGTCGCATACTCTTCATAAAAGGTGTAAGAGACTTTGTAATCAAGGGTGTATTTATTGACCCCGTCGTCATCATCACTGGAATTGGTGTAGTAAGAGCTCGCGGATAAGGCATGGGTGATTTTGTTTTTTTTGTACTGCAGTGCGCCGCTACTGTTAAGAGAAGAAGAGGTATCATCGGATTTTGAGTAAATAAAACCCAGTTTAGCGCTTCCGGTTAACCCTTCATCTTTATCTTTACTCGGCGTCTCCGCCAATGCGTTTGTCGAGATTAAAAGCCCACCTAACAGGGGAGCCATTACCGCTAATTTCATAGTGACCTCATCGTTGATATTAAATCACTAGGCTAGCTAAATCCCCGTTTTGACTTGTCAAAACATCACTGCTGACAAGTCAGAAACGTGTTAAAAATCAATTAGAATACAGTAAATCGTATAAGAATAACGCGAGGCTACACCTTTGGTGACCTAAGGTGAATAATTTGCATACTGTCTGCTTTAACACGCCTTTTTTTAGCAGAGATTTTCTTAGGTCCTACTTCGCCATTGGCTGTGTTGCAAATGAGACTGGCAGCACTCAAACTGGCTAAAGGCAAGGAAAAGGTCAACTCTTGGTCTGAGGTGTTGAGTAAATACAGCAACTCTTCTCCGTCTTTGCCAATACCTAGATGCAATAGCAACGCTCGGCAGTGATGCCAGTCGTCCATCGACATTTCGCCTCCTTCAGGGCGATACCATGCCACGCGGTTTTTGTTGCGGCTTTCTCCACTAAAGGCCGCAACAAAGTTGGCCATGATAGATTGTCGGTATGAAAATAATGTTGCTAGCCAGTGCTGAAAAGATGTCTTGCTGGTATTGAGATCCCAGTCGATCCAGCTGATCTCGTTGTCTTGGCAATAGGCGTTATTATTTCCTTGCTGTGAATGAGATAAAAGATCGGCGGCTAAGACATGGGGGATCCCGAAGGCAAACAGCACACTGGCGCTTAAGTTGCGTTTTTTACGCTCGCGAATCGCGATGATCTTTTTGTCTTTACTTGGGCCTTCTACGCCGTAGTTCGCAGATCGGTTATCACCGTGGCCGTCGCGGTTTTCCTCGCCGTTGGCGTCATTGTGTTTGTCTTGATAACTGACCAGATCTTGTAGGGTAAACCCATCGTGATAGGTAATGTAGTTGACGGTCAACCGATGTGGCCAATCAATGGCTTGGTATAAATCACGCGATCCCATCAAGCGAGTGGTAAAGTCTTGCATAAAACCGTCATCCCCACGCCAAAGGCTTCTGGAGACATCGCGCAATTTATCGTTGCACTCGTTCCAACCATAGGGAAAGTTGCCGACCTGATAACCATTTGGCCCGATATCCCAAGGTTCAGCGATCAGTAACGTTTTCTTGAGAACCGGGTCTTGAGCGACGGCTTTAAAAAAGCCACTTTGCGGATTGAACTGTTCACCCTCTCTTCCCAAAGTGGCCGCCAGATCAAAGCGAAACCCATCGACGTGGAATTCTTCTACCCAATAACGCAAGGAGTCCATTACTAAGTTTAAGGTTGGCTGGTGGGTAAGGTCGAGCGTATTGCCACAGCCTGTGAAGTTGGCGTAATGGTCACCATATTGAATGTAATACGTTGGATTGAGTCCGCGCAGATTAAAAATAACATCGTCATCACCTCCTTCAGCCGTGTGATTAAACACGACATCAAGGATGACTTGAATGCCGTTTTTATGCAGCTCTCGAATGGTGGTTTTAAGCTCAGAGACCGGATCATTAATAGCAAATCTTGGATCGGGCGCCATAAATAAATAGGGATTGTACCCCCAGTAATTGACCTTTTGTTGGGCGAGTAAGTGTGGCTCCGGCATGCAAGCTGCGACGGGAAGTAATTGTAACGTATTGATATTTTGTTGTTTGTAAAACTCCAGCATAGCAGGGTCGACTAAGCCTAAATAGGTTCCTCTGTGCGACTTTGCCACTTTGCGGTTTTGCTGAGTGAGCCCCTTGACATGCGCTTCACAGATAATCACGGATTCTCTTGGTAATGCCAGCGGCGTAGTGTCTTGCCAATCAAATGCATTATCAATAACCACGCTTTTGGCAATAGTAAAACTGGTTTTCGCATTAAAAGGGGGCTCATAACTCAGCGGCGCATCAATGCTTTTCGCATAAGGGTCAGAAATCAATAACGGCTCGCCGTCCACTTCGATCAGGTAGCCATACCTTTGCCCTGCCACGACATCAGCAACGAATCCATAGCGAATTCCTGCCTCTTGGTAAGGCAACTCAATGATGTTATAGCTATTTGATTCATCATCAAAAAGTGCTAATTGAATCTTAGAGTGAAAAGGAGCGTAGACAGAAAATTGGCATCCGCCTTTTAACAGGGTCGCACCTAGTGGGAAAGGCGAGCAACAAGTCGTGTGTTGGAGAGTCATAGCGGTCCCTTTTAAGTTGACGAAACGGGAGTGGCGGTCCATCGCCACTGAAACGATTGATCAATATTACACCGCTTTGGTGAAAACAAGGGAAAAAAGTGATTTTTTTGAGCACGTTATACAAAAATATCTTTGATTATTGAGATAAATAAAAACCCAGCAAAATACTTTTGTCTGTAAAATAGGTTTAGTATGAATAACATTGGTCGATATAAAAGCGAGAATAAAGGAATGGATATAAACTTATGAGCGCGATAACAATGGCGATTGGCGCGACGTTATTGGCTTTGGTGGTCATTATTATCTGGCTGATTTCTATGGTGTTACGTCGTCAACGATTAGAGGCTGAACGCAAAAAGCAGGCCGCGGCTTATCGAAATGCCATGTTAAAAGCCAAAGAGCAAGAAAAGAAAGATCGCCAGTTTAAAGCGGAGTCTGGCCACGTTCCAACCATGTTGTTTCTGGCCAAAGAGTCAGAAAGAAATAATGTTAAACAAGCCCTCTATTGGTACGAGCAAGCGGCGTTAAAAGACAACGAAATGGGCATGTATGGATTTATTCGCTTAAGTCAAAAGTTTAACGATGACATTGTTTTAAAAGAAAAGGCTAACTTCTGGCGCTATGCGGTTGCCGGTCTGCATCAAGGAGATATTGACTCTCTGTTTAAAGCAGGTAAGGCGTATATCGAGGGCAAAGGCATAGAAAAAAACTCGACGAAAGGACTGAGTTTTATCCATCGCGCGGCCGAAAAAGGGTCTTTGGATGCAATGTTGTATCTGGCCGATGAGTATAAAGAGCAAGAGGGGGAAGGCGAATCGGCTTTATCTTGGTATCAAAAAGCCAGTCTGTTAAACAGCGCGCAAGCCATGGTCGGTTTGGGTGATTGTTATATTCACGGGATAGGTACTGCGCCGAGTAAAATTAAAGGTGCCTATTGGTTTGAAAGGGCGGCAGAGCAAGGTTACCCAGCGGCCATGTATCACGCAGGGATGGCATGGTATGGAAGTGGGCCTGTCGGTAATGCTTTGGCTTATGTCTGGCTTTATCTCGCGTGCCATTTTGGTTATGAAAAAGCGCGCTCATCACGAGATAAGGTGGCAACAACCATAGGGGTTGATACCGTTGTAGGTTTACAAGCGATTGCGAATCCTCTGATTAACAAAATCAATTCAGGCCATGTTGGCAAACATACCATCATCAAAGCACTCAACAAGGTGTATTCACGACCTAGTTATTTTCCTTCCGAGCAATCCGTTGAGTCAGACCAATATGACGGATCAGAGAATGCACAAGCCCCATTGAACAATGAGCACAAAGAGAACCCGCAGGAAGAAAAAGCCTTGAATGATGATAACGCTGGAGCAGAAGCGCGCGCGGAGGATGGCAATCAGGACAATACTTTAGATTTTTCAAAACCTTTTCAGTAAGTGCAATATCCGTTTTGGCTGTGGGTAAACGCCCCAAAAGATAGGTTTGGGGCGTTGATTTGAGATTAAGCGTCTTGTTTAGATTGGCACGCGGCTGCTGTAAAGACCACATCGGTTGAACTGTTGAGAGCCGTCTCGGCAGAATCTTGGATAACCCCAATGATAAAGCCAACCCCAACGACCTGCATTGCCACATCATTAGAAATGCCAAACAAGCTGCACGCCAGAGGGATTAATAACAGTGAACCACCGGCAACGCCTGACGCGCCACACGCAGAGACCGCAGAAACGATACTAAGTAACAGAGCTGTTGCGATATCGATTTCTATGCCCATGGTATGAACGGCTGCCAGGGTCAGTGTGGTGATGGTGATCGCCGCACCGGCCATATTAATCGTTGCGCCGAGCGGGATTGATACCGAATAGGTGTCTTCATCAAGATTAAGCTTTTCACAAAGCGCCATATTGACAGGGATATTCGCCGCGCTAGAGCGAGTGAAAAATGCCGTGACACCACTTTCGCGTAAACACTTAAATACCAAGGGGTAGGGATTGCGCTGTGTTTTCAGCCACACGATAGCAGGGTTGACGATCAAGGCAATAATCAGCATAGAGCAGAGCAAAACCGCCAGTAAGTGAGCATAGCTGGCTAAAGCTGAGAAACCTGTCGTGGCCATGGTTGAAGCCACTAAGCCAAAAATACCAAAAGGAGCTAAGCGGATAATAAATTTTACGATCTGAGAAACGCCATGACTGAAATCATGTAGTAGCGTTTTCGTGGTTTCTCCGGCTTGTCGTAGGACTAAGCCAAAACCAATTGCCCATGCCAAAATACCGATATAGTTGGCATTAACCAAAGCGCGTACAGGGTTGTCGACCACGTTAAACAAGAGGGTTTTCATGATCTCTGCAATGCCGCTTGGCGGTGT from the Vibrio sp. HB236076 genome contains:
- a CDS encoding ABC transporter ATP-binding protein, with translation MLKRFEKLTSPFPKRQATTPPSGLFAFCRHYTRGFEKPLAIMTLMATFIAIIEVSLFSAMGQLVDWLSTSDPATFWQENQTYLIGFTLLLVIVMPIVIFFYSMLIHQTLLGNYPMSIRWLAHRYLLKQSVSFYQNDFAGRVATKVMQTSLAVREAVMKTLDVFVYVLVYFTSMLVILAHADWRLMLPMLAWLVTYIGVQLYFVPKLKKVSSKQADARSTMTGRIVDSYTNIQTVKLFSHSQRETEYAKQGMQGFLDTVHAQMRLVTGFDTIVQISNYLLVFFVSALSIYLWMNEAISVGAIAIAVSLALRINGMSRWIMWEVSMLFENIGTVMDGIRTLSKPIDIEDNHNATQLKVSSGEIQFKNINFNYGEEKPVIQNLNLSIKPGEKIGVVGRSGAGKSTLVNLLLRFHDIQQGDITIDGQSIRTISQDSLRAHIGMVTQDTSLLHRSIRDNILYGRPEASEAELQQATIQAHANEFIDDLTDPFGQRGFDAQVGERGVKLSGGQRQRIAIARVLLKNAPILVLDEATSALDSEVEAAIQESLNQLMDGKTVIAIAHRLSTIAAMDKLIVLDKGQIVEQGTHSELLAQEGIYAHLWRHQTGGFLGQTPEE
- a CDS encoding DUF481 domain-containing protein, whose protein sequence is MKLAVMAPLLGGLLISTNALAETPSKDKDEGLTGSAKLGFIYSKSDDTSSSLNSSGALQYKKNKITHALSASSYYTNSSDDDDGVNKYTLDYKVSYTFYEEYATYLSNQYKHSQYGTYRHVYDITMGIQNDLVDSETATLTVGGGPGYRYSKRQANDDDYPNQEENDLILNAFILGSKEISKSLSVGGSADVDYGQSNTEYTLGANLTNKLVDDVSLILDTQYIYNTEVSDDDNHDEIYSTVSISYAF
- the glgX gene encoding glycogen debranching protein GlgX, which codes for MTLQHTTCCSPFPLGATLLKGGCQFSVYAPFHSKIQLALFDDESNSYNIIELPYQEAGIRYGFVADVVAGQRYGYLIEVDGEPLLISDPYAKSIDAPLSYEPPFNAKTSFTIAKSVVIDNAFDWQDTTPLALPRESVIICEAHVKGLTQQNRKVAKSHRGTYLGLVDPAMLEFYKQQNINTLQLLPVAACMPEPHLLAQQKVNYWGYNPYLFMAPDPRFAINDPVSELKTTIRELHKNGIQVILDVVFNHTAEGGDDDVIFNLRGLNPTYYIQYGDHYANFTGCGNTLDLTHQPTLNLVMDSLRYWVEEFHVDGFRFDLAATLGREGEQFNPQSGFFKAVAQDPVLKKTLLIAEPWDIGPNGYQVGNFPYGWNECNDKLRDVSRSLWRGDDGFMQDFTTRLMGSRDLYQAIDWPHRLTVNYITYHDGFTLQDLVSYQDKHNDANGEENRDGHGDNRSANYGVEGPSKDKKIIAIRERKKRNLSASVLFAFGIPHVLAADLLSHSQQGNNNAYCQDNEISWIDWDLNTSKTSFQHWLATLFSYRQSIMANFVAAFSGESRNKNRVAWYRPEGGEMSMDDWHHCRALLLHLGIGKDGEELLYLLNTSDQELTFSLPLASLSAASLICNTANGEVGPKKISAKKRRVKADSMQIIHLRSPKV
- a CDS encoding tetratricopeptide repeat protein — its product is MSAITMAIGATLLALVVIIIWLISMVLRRQRLEAERKKQAAAYRNAMLKAKEQEKKDRQFKAESGHVPTMLFLAKESERNNVKQALYWYEQAALKDNEMGMYGFIRLSQKFNDDIVLKEKANFWRYAVAGLHQGDIDSLFKAGKAYIEGKGIEKNSTKGLSFIHRAAEKGSLDAMLYLADEYKEQEGEGESALSWYQKASLLNSAQAMVGLGDCYIHGIGTAPSKIKGAYWFERAAEQGYPAAMYHAGMAWYGSGPVGNALAYVWLYLACHFGYEKARSSRDKVATTIGVDTVVGLQAIANPLINKINSGHVGKHTIIKALNKVYSRPSYFPSEQSVESDQYDGSENAQAPLNNEHKENPQEEKALNDDNAGAEARAEDGNQDNTLDFSKPFQ
- the sstT gene encoding serine/threonine transporter SstT, translated to MQPNTLVARFLNGNLVLQILAGIVLGFIASIATPGFAQDIGLLGSLFVGALKAVAPILVFLLVVASIAQQGQGSQTQMRPIVLLYLVGTALAAFVAVIMSFLFPTTLTLVESAQGATPPSGIAEIMKTLLFNVVDNPVRALVNANYIGILAWAIGFGLVLRQAGETTKTLLHDFSHGVSQIVKFIIRLAPFGIFGLVASTMATTGFSALASYAHLLAVLLCSMLIIALIVNPAIVWLKTQRNPYPLVFKCLRESGVTAFFTRSSAANIPVNMALCEKLNLDEDTYSVSIPLGATINMAGAAITITTLTLAAVHTMGIEIDIATALLLSIVSAVSACGASGVAGGSLLLIPLACSLFGISNDVAMQVVGVGFIIGVIQDSAETALNSSTDVVFTAAACQSKQDA